tgaatccactgttcctggaggccattttttccccctttgttgcccttgttttatcgtcgtcgttgttgttgatgtcactgttgttggataggacagagagaaatggagagaggaggggaagacagagaaagggagagaaagatagagacctgaagacctgcttcacactctgtgaagtgacccccctgcaggtggggggccgggggctcaaacccagatccctgagccagtccttgtgcttcgagccatatgcgcttaacccactgtgctaccgccccccccATATAGTCTTATCATTATCATTGTGACCCAAAGTGTGACTAGTGCTGCATGATTAGACAGTCTACTCATGCTCAGTATACCACTCAATTTGCCAAAATTCCCTAGCAAATAGGCAGACTGGGGAATCATTATCATTCTGTGGAAGGGGAAATATAAGTTCCAATAATTTACTTGCTCTGATACAAAATGAGAGTTATTACAATAGTCAgcccaagggccaggtggtggcacacctggttgagtgcacatgccgcaatgcgcaaagacccaggttcgagcccccactccccacttgcagggggaaagctttgcaagtggtggaacagtgttgcaggtgtctctctgttctctctcccatctctatcacccccttccctctcgatttctggcattctctatccaataaataaattaagataaaaaaaaaagttattacttAAGAACTTGGGTATAACCCCGGCCCTCCACCTCCTACCCATTCCTGGCCATTTGGGGGTATAATTTTGCTCTCACTTTACACATTTTTCTGCCTAATAAACCTCGAGTCATTTCactgcaaacaataataaaaatttaaaaaaaatgaaataataaacaaGAGAAACTGGACATAGCTAATCTGACTTAACTTTCACATAAGTACAGATATTACTGCTATTCTCATTTTAGAGAGAGGAAAACTGAGGTCCTCAGAAGGCCAGTAGCTTATTAAAGGGCACTCAGAAGAGTGAGTAGGGAAGTGAAGGCTGGACACGTTCTTCCTCCCTCATGAGGGCTGGGGTAGAACTTGAATTCAGCACAATCAGGGCTCTCTCGGCTACAGCTTCATTCTGGGATGGCCTTGACACTCAGCCCTAGAGTCTCCATTGGTCTGCTGTGAGCAGGAAGAATGTTCTACTTAGGgctaacaaaaattattttaggggTTTATGAAATAGTTCAGTGATAGAGTTCATGGCTTACAATGAGTGACGCCCTGGGCTCACTCTTTGGTCCATGGACAGGACCAAAGGGACTTTCACAGAGGGTAGAACATTACTTTGGTGTCTCTActcttctgtttctccctctcctccttctacatatatagaataaaaaaattgTGTCCAAGAGTTCACTTGGCAATACTGTGCATGTGCCAGTATTGGTTAATTCCCCGGTGCCATGTTAGAAAAACAGTCAGCAATGAATTCAAAGCTGAAATTAAGTTTCCAGAAAAAGTCCCCAGTTCTTGAAATAGTCTCTGTTTCAGCTGAATCAATCTCTTTCCCACTACCCATATCAGAGGTTTCTGGTCTCTGCCTCTCCTCACTGGTTGGGGCTATTTCCCTTCCTACTATTCTTGCCTTTCACACATTACTCACAGGGCACATAGACGTGAGTTGCCCAGTTACCCCGCTCATGAGGGAAGGTGCGCAGCCGGCCCCCATGCTTTTCACTGTCATCCTCAGGCTCCTCCTCGGTGCCTAGGAACATGCGCAACACACTGTCTGGTACAGGCAGCCTCTGGCTGGTAAGGGGGCTGTGgtcactgcaagagaaaaagagaaaatgatacaTTTATTCCAccagcattctctctctccctctcttttttaaaaaagattttatttatttatgagaaagataggagagagagaaccagacatcactctggcacatgtgctgccggggattgaactcgggacctcatgcttgagagtccaaagccttatcactgcgctacctcccggaccactccccctctcttttttaaaagaagcttttatttatttatttatttatttatttgataaacacagccagaaatcaagaaagagggtagacagagagtgagagagacaaagacatctgTAACATTGCTTTATTATTCAAAaagcctttccccctgcaggtggggactgggggcgcaaacctgggtccttgcacatactaatatgtgcactcaactaggtgcgccacccctTGTCCCCCCATCCCCCAGAATTTCTATCTCTGTACATACCACAATAGTGGTAACCTCTTGTGGTAACTCTAAGAGCTATATGCTCTTCCCCCCATATTGTCTTCTTGGGATCTCCCAGTTAACTCCAGAAGCAAACCTTAGCAGGGAATGTGGTCCATGGGAAGTTAAGTAGACAAGCAGCAAATATGTACAAGACCATGCCCTAACTTCTCATCCATATTCCTTTTTtccccagtgcactgctcagttctggcttatgatggtacagaggattgaagctgggtctttggggcctcaggcatgagaatctctttgcataaccactaagctatccccccccccacccttatGCCCTAACTTCTTAAGTTTGTCATCTTAACCAGCCACTTGTCATTGTTGTcactctcagtttcctcatctgcaaaatgcGCTTTACCCTAAAGGACACTTTTGAGTTCACTGAGATATATTTGAGAACTTCAGCAACCAGCAAGAAGAAAGCTTAGTACTAAGAACCAAACTTCTCGAAAGTAAGAGACTTCTATGGCTTTGTTCACTGCTGAGTTTCCCGTCCCGAGCTCCTTGCAGAGTGGGCACTGGCAATGCACTGAATGAATGAAACAATTCTCCATAAATTGCTGTTACTACTGCAACTGTGTGCAAGTCAGGGAACTGACCCAGGATGgcacaatcttcttcttcttctagcgtttgcccttcttccgtagccagtcaacagcatcaggttgagcctgatgtaaagtttcgagacctcctttgaatctggagaggtggcagttgttgactatgtgggtcatagtcttgtctgtagcctcaggggcaattcgggtgtctctggctccccagcggtggaacatagcagcgcaccggccatggcctgttcgatagcgattgaggagggcccaatcataacgtgctaggtcaaagccgggttgacgcttgcaggggtctgtgatgaggtgtttgttctttacctcagctgactgccagctctgtttccaagagtctggaacagagaagttcagtgtaggcgtaggggaccagattgggtgacgacaagcgttggacagggtgggcgaagatatccccgtatattggcaggtcgggtcgagcgtagacgtgggaaatgaacttagatgatgtgtGCCAACTGGAAGGCTGGATCCTGCCTCCTAAGCTTGACTTAAATAGGTGGGAGCTCTCAAGAGCTTTTGTCCGGGGCTGTCCTCTGTATCCCCAGTTCCTCCTGCACCCCACTTCCTCCCTGGCCAGCCGCCCCGCACTCTGCACCCCAGGACCCTCCACCTAACCCCAGTTAGGATTCTCAGCTCCTCACCGACTGCTGCCTCCCGTCCTGGGCCGGGGCCGGGCCGCAGCCTCAGCCTCTTCCTCCGAACCGCTGCTGCTGTAGCCCACCAGGGGCGCCGCGCTCATGTGGCCTGCTGTGCCCCGGCGAAGCCAAGGCGGGGCAGCGGCGGCCTGCACCCGGATTTCCGTAGCCCGGAAATGCCCGCCCAGGGGGCGGGGCTTGTCTGAGCACCGCCTGTGGGCGGGCCCTGGAGAGGGCGGGGCCTGGAGGGGCGGGTCCAGCCGGACCTTGGCGGAGATCCCGCTTCTTACGGGTTGGCTGCGCCCGGAGGGCTTCCCGGAGGCCCCCTAAACAGCCTCCGTGCGTCTATTTCCCACATCCCCCTGGGCCCAGACCTCACTGTCCGCTGCTTTGTCTGCAGCCACCAGACCTCCCAGCACCGACGACCCCTGGGTCAGCGGTCAGCACTGGGCGGAGCCGCCCTGCCTCGGGGCCGGCTGGGTCCCGCAGCCCGCTCCGCACACCTGCCCCGTAAGGGCCTCGGGGCCCCTTCCCTGGAGGAAGCCGAGCGGTGTCAGTCACTTCCAGACTGGAGGGTCTAGGTGTCCGTGTGTGGGGCCGCCTTTCAGGGCCGGGCTGGACCCCGAGGGTCTGCGCCGAGCAGGGTGGCCCGGGACGCAGCGCCCCCGCCCTCCGGCCAGCTGGGGCGACGGGAGAGCCAGCCCCGCCCCTGGCCTGTCCGATCCGGCCCGGCCGCGGGGTCCCCGGCAGGGGGCGGCCTCGCTCCGCGCCGCCTGCTCCTCCCGCCGctgccgccaccgccgccgcccgGGCTGCCGCTCCTCCTCCCGCCCCGCCTCCTTGGCCCCAGCGCCGCCCGCCTGTCCGCCGGTCTCTGCAAGGCCATCGGTCTGTCCGCCCGCCCATCCTCCCGGCGCTCCTCCTCCACGGTCCCGCTGCTTGGGTCGCGCGCGTCGCTTCCTCAGTTCCGGTCGCCGCGCTTCCCCGGTCTCCTGTCCCCAGGCTCAGCCGCCGCCGCTACGCGAGGCCGGGGCTTTGGCAGCGCGCGTAGGCCGCGCCGCCGCCGCGACTGGAAGCGGAATAAAGGGGCGGCGGGGAGGGCAGCCGGCGGGCGGCGCAGAGCAGGTGAGCGGCGGGGCGCGGGGGGCTGCGTCTGGGGGCCACGCCCGCGCCCGCCGCACCCCTTCCTCAGCCGGCCGGgccgcacccccaccccaccccatccccagggCTGGACCCGGCGCCTACGAGCTCCCTCCCGGGTGGCCCCGGCCGCTTGGTCGCGCTGCGCCATCCGGGCCCGGCCGGCGGCTCCGGGGCCTTTGGGCACGATCGCCCGCGGGGACTGCGAGCAGCCTGGACACCCCGCGGGCTGACAGAGGGCGGCGCACCGGGTGGGCTTTCATTCGGTTTTCCAGGGAGGAACAAGGGCTGGCAGGGGGGCAAGTTGGGGACCCCTTTGCCCCCCTACCCTTGTTGTACACCCCCCCTTTGTGCGAGTTCCCGGGCGGCACTTCTAGCAGGGGGGCGGGtgtgggcagtggggctgaataGCCAAGGGCTGGGGCAGCCATTTGTGTCAGGAGAAAAATCAGCTGGCTTGGCACAGCTGGAGACAGCTGTGGGGAGCTCAGGTGATCTGGCTCCTCTGTGTCCTGGGGAGGTTTGGATACCTGCTTGCTCGTGCAACCTGCTGCTTCCACCCATCAGCCCATCAGCAAACAGCtacattccttcctccctttgtggaaggtgctggtgtgtgtgtgtgtgtgtgtgttagtttttATCCTGACTCCTGTGTTTCTGCCGTGGCACAGCAATCAGACTTTCTCTTCCTGTCCTCAGGAGAAAACTTAGAGAAACTTTCCAGCGTTGTTAGAGACAGAGGAGCTGGGGACCTGAAAGTCTAGTCCAAAAGTCCCTCCCTCTTGCTGTCTTTATCTTATGCTGCCACAAAGTGGTGAGTTAGAGATTTGCCTGTGAAGGCGAGCTTTACTTGCCATTGATGACCCTGATGATGGGACTTGGAGTCCAGGGAGGTGAGAAATACTCTAGTCAGCACACTTCCCACACCACAGAGGCAGGCTCATGACTGCTTATATTTTCCTCCAGGGCCTCAAAGTGTGAAGATTCTGAGGGTTGAGGACTTTTGGTGATGCTGCAAGAGAGGACTAGAGGGGGACTCTGCTGTATAGCTAGAGGTTGACTTGGTTCATGGACCTGcaatccccacccccccccaatactAGCTCAGATCTTTGCAGGACTGTCCCTTCTTGTGTGTGGAGAAAGACCGGTGCATGGTTGGGTCAGGAGACCTGGGACACAGTTGTAAGGGATGTGAGCCAGCCCCTCATAGGAAACTTTTAAAATGGTTCTCTTTTACATGTAGTTGATTTGACTGTTCATTGTCTGAGGCTATTTGCTGTGGGGCTGTCTGATCTGGGAGTCCTGGACCCAGCAGGCTGTTCTGAGCAGTCCCAAGTTAGAATTCAGGGCAGCGAGGGGAAAAGGAGATGGCAGATCTCAGGGAGACCTTAGAGCTTCTCTGTTTCTAGCTGTCTTGTATGTTGGACTGCCAAATAAGaatttattaacttattatttttcatcagcactgctcagctcttatttatggtggtgctggtgattgaaactgggacctttggtatatcgggcacaaaaatctttttgcacaccactatgctacctccttaACCCATAATAATTTATTTGCCGTAAGCaagaaaccaaaacaaacaaataaaacaacagcTCCAAAACATACTTCTAAAATAATTGTTTTGACCACATAAGCCTAACTCCTCACctacccctcctccttctcttggaGCCTGAACAGAATTTGTGACACCTTTGTATTGTGGCAGATCAGCCTAGATTCTCATCTGTGAAACCAGTCTTGGCAGGAAGTGGGAAGCTGGGCTGCCTTGGCCCAGGGACGGGGACCTGGAGGTGGTTGGAGGTAGAAACAGACCATCCCCTTGACCAGAGTTGCTGAGTtgtaaaaagaagagatctcccTTCCCTGATGTTGTTTATGTCCATGTGGTGAGTGTAGGCAGAACCGGGAGAGGGCCTCAAATTCatgatttctctcttccctacagAACCCATCACTGGGAAGGCAGAGTCTCCCTGGAATTGCTGGGACCCTGAGTCGAAGAGCCCCTCATCCTGTAGGAAAAGCCTTCTTGTCTCTGTTGGTTAATGACTTGGGCTGTCTGATCAGTCCCTCTTCTGTGCCTTGTCTGAGGTCTGAGGTCTTAAGTCCTTCCCCTCTGGGTTGGGTCACCTTAAGCAGGAAACTGAAGCCACTACACTCCAAATCCTGTTTTATCTTCTCAAGCATGTCAGAAAGTTGGCAACAGTCATCGCAGACACAGCCACAGCAGCCACAGCCCCCACAGCCACAGCACCATGCAGAGCCCCCACCCGCCCTGGCTGAGCATGGGCTACCTCCTGGCACGGCTGAGAACGCCCTGGGCTGCGCTGTTTATGGCATCCTCCTGCAGCCTGACCCAGGCCTGCAgcccccccagcacccacctcccctgcaggcagcAGGTGAGCCGGCCTCCAAGTGTGGTGTGTGCGGTCACGACCTAACACACCTGTCCAGCCCACACGAGCACCAGTGCCTGGCGGGTCATGATCGCACCTTCCAGTGCACGCAGTGTCTCAAGATCTTCCACCAGGCTACTGACTTGCTGGAGCACCAGTGCGTGCAGGCTGAGCAGAAGCCTTTCGTTTGTGGGGTCTGCAAGATGGGCTTTTCACTGCTCACCTCCCTGGCGCAGCACCACAGTGCACACACAGGTGCTGCGGGTGTGGTGAAGTGCTCCATCTGTGAGAAGACCTACAAGCCGGGAGAGGCCCCGGAGCCAGGGCCCACAGCGGCCCCCTCGCTGACCCCTGCAGCGCGGGCAGTGGCACAGGCTGAACAGGTCGAAAAGCCCTATAGCTGCTCCATCTGCCAGAAGCCCTTCAAGCACCTGTCAGAGCTCTCCCGCCACGAGCGGATCCACACTGGCGAGAAGCCGTACAAATGCACGCTGTGTGACAAGAGCTTCAGCCAGTCGTCCCACCTGGTTCACCACAAGCGCACTCACAGCTCCGAGCGGCCGTACAAGTGCGCGGTCTGCGAGAAGACCTTTAAGCACCGCTCCCACCTGGTGCGCCACATGTACGCGCACTCAGGCGAGCACCACCTGTTCCGCTGCAACGTGTGCGAGCTGCACTTCAAGGAGTCGTCGGAGCTGCTGCAGCACCCGTGCACGCCCAGCGGCGAGCGGCCCTTCCGCTGCAGCGAGTGCCAGAAGGCCTTCAAGCGGCCATCGGACCTGCGGCAGCACGAGCGCACCCACAGCGCGGAGCGGCCCTTCAAGTGCGACCTGTGCCCCATGGGCTTCAAGCAGCAGTACGCGCTGATGCGGCACCGGCGCACGCACAAGACGGAGGAGCCCTTCAAGTGTGGCCTGTGCGAGAAGGGCTTCGGGCAGCCCAGCCACCTGCTCTACCACCAGCATGTGCACACCCTTGAGACCCTCTTCAAGTGCCCGGTGTGCCAGAAGGGCTTCGACCAGTCGGCCGAGCTGCTGAGGCACAAGTGTCTGCCGAGCACGGCCGAGAGGCCTTTCAAGTGCCCGGTGTGCAACAAGGCCTACAAGCGGGCCTCAGCCCTGCAGAAACACCAGCTGGCCCACTGCTCGGCGGCCGAGAAGCCCCTGCGCTGCACCCTGTGCGACCGCCGCTTCTTCTCCTCCTCGGAGTTTGTGCAACACCGCTGTGACCCTGCCCGAGAGAAGCCGCTCAAGTGCCCCGACTGTGAGAAACGCTTCAAGTATGCCTCCGACCTGCAGCGGCACCGCCGGGTCCATACTGGGGAGAAGCCCTACAAGTGTCCCAGCTGCGACAAAGCCTTCAAGCAGCGGGAGCATCTCAACAAGCACCAGGGCGTGCACGCCCGGGAGCAGCAGTTCAAGTGCGTGTGGTGCGGTGAGCGCTTCCTGGACGTTGCGCTGCTGCAGGAGCACAGTGCACAGCATAGTGCTGCCGCTGCAGCCGCGGAGGGGGCCTACCAGGTAGCTGCTTGCCTGCCCTGAGGCTGAGCTGGGGCTTCCCGGCCAGCCCAACAAGCCTCCCACACCCAGTCCCTACCAACCCCGGCTACGTGTTCTTAGGCCCTGAGCATGAAGGTAGAAGGACACAGGGCAGATGGAGGAGGTCAGCGCTCCTGCCACTCCAGGCATCAGCGTGAATCAGATGAGGGGAGCCAGATTGCTAAGGCTGCTCTTGATTCTACAACCTCTTCCCAGTCTCACTGGACTCGCTTGTCTCTAGGGGGCTGGCACCAGACTAGAAATTCAGTGGCCTCTTCATCCCCAGGAGGGGCCATGGCAGCCCCACCTTCTCTAACATTTCTGCCTCATCAGAGAGCAGATAGGGTAGGAAGGAGGGTGGTTACTATTGGGCCCCCGGTTGGTGTTCCCTTCAAGCTGTTGTCTGAGGGTGAAGGCCGGCCCTGGGATATCTTCCTGCAGAGCCAGACACCGTCCACCACAGCCCTTGCTCTCTGCTCCAGTTAGTGTGGCACACTTCCCAGGTTATTGACAGATAAGACTGCACATCTGCGGGGGTGGGTCGGCCTGGAGAACCATTCACCCAGCTTGGAGTGAGGAGGCAGAAGGGTCCTCCTATGACTGCCAGCCAGGACCACGCTGtctgtggggagagggagaaattagCCTCTCATCTGAGCACAGGAAGCACCCCTCCAGCCTTTGCCGCACAGCTCTGAGCTGGTGATGGGGAATGTGCTCCCAGCAGACAGAACTGCTGGCTTGAACAAGGGACTGATAGGCCACTTGGTGCTGCGGAGGAGGTGAGGCCAAGCCTGCAATCTTCCTGGTAAACGGAAACTAGTGAACCATAGGAACCAAAGCGTCAGGGTATGACCTCACCCCTGGGCCAGGCCTGGGTGCCCAAAGTGCGCAGGGCAGTGGAAAGGACTGTGCGTGTGACCTCTGGCCCCACAGTCCCCTCCCGGCCCTGGGAGGCCCACCCCCATCAGTCTGACTGCTGCACTGGACCCCAGGGGTCTTGCACAACCAAGATGCCCTGGACAACATTCAGCTCCTTCCAAGGTCAGAGCATTCTCCCTTGGGGCCTCTTAGGACCCACCaacttccctctccccacccccaggtctcTGTTTAAGGGCTTGTGGAACCTAGGGAGTTCAGAACACGGGGACCAGTTGGTTGAGGGGAGAGTCTTTAAAAGTGGATGGAGTGGACTGATACTGCTGGAGGCAGGGCCCTCCTCCAGAGACCCAGAGGactgatattttaaaatgaatgttTTGAACCCAGCTCTGCCCCCGCCCTCTTCCagttcccccacctccacccccaccccttccagATTGCAGATCTTGAAAGATGATGTTAATCAGTGCATGCACCCAGGGCCTGGAGGTGCAGGGAGATCCTAGTCTCCTACCTGCAGGAATTCTGGAAAGCCTACAGCACCCCCTCTGTCTGGCAGGGTTCCCTTCCCGTACCTGCAGAGCCTGGCTGGCTCCCCTTCACCAAGGCGCCTCAAAAGATGAAACCCAGGCTTGCAACCAGCTCAACTGACTGACCAtcggttatttttattttgctttctaaaaGCAGTTGTTATACTCTTCATAATGCTGTACAGTTTTCTTTCATGTCATCTTTTTGGATCTTCtaaaaaaaagtgagaatttGAATTTTTCAAAAGAATGACTCCGTTTTAGATAACCCCCTTTTGATGTTAATATATAGTGAGTCCAATGTATGCTTTAGAAGTAAATATATTGACCAACAGAGACCAAGGCATGCTTGTTCTAGTCATTCTTCCACAGAGGAATGTTGGCACACAGAAAGGGAAGGCTGCCGGCCAGGGTGACAGCCTGGGGCTAGGGACAGAAAACAGGATTCACATCTTGAGCTTTGGGTGTTGTGgttctgtgaccttgggcaagtcacttcACCTCACTGGGACTCAGTTGCCTTGTCTGTACAAGTGGAAGGTTAACCCTCACCCAGCTAGGCTGTTTGAAAATGAAATGGAATCATaggtggaggacctagtggaaaaCTGTGGTAATATGCTGACCGTATCAACCACATGGCACCTGGGACCCACAGCCCTTGAGGGGACAGGGCCCCAGGACCAGCAGCTCATGGATGAGCAGAGACTGAGGACTTGAGCTGCTAAACCCAAAGGCTTCTTCAGCCCCAGTGGGAAAGTAGAGGCCTCCTGGGAACAGCAGGGGACTCAACCAGATAGACCCAGAGGGTCACTGACTCTCACCTGTCACACCCTCACCCACTGTCCACACCCACCTGTTACGGCCCCAGTTAGCTTCCCATGCActtttccttctctgccttcctggGCCAACTGTAGCTAGTacacctttacttttttttttttttttttttttttgcctacagggttattgctggggcttggtgcctgcactatgaatccactgctcctggaggccattttttttctctcctgttgtttattgttgttgttattgttgttgctattgctgtcgtcgttgttggataggacagagagaaatggagagaggaggggaagatagagggaggaaaggaggatagacacctgcagacctgcttcactgcttgtgaagcaacccccctgcaggtggggagccaggggctcaaaccaggatccttatgtggcttcttgtgctttgcaccatatgcgcttaacccactgtgctactgcccggccccctttactccccccttattgttgttgtcattattgctgtcattgttgggtaggatagaggaattgagagaagaggggaagacagatgaggagagaaagatagacacttgcagatctgcttcaccgcctgtgaagtgacccccctgcaggtggggagctaggggctcaaactgggatccttactccagtccttacactttgcctcatgtgtgcttaacccactgtacgaCCACTGGGTCCCCAGTGCCTTTGCTTCTCCAGGGAAAGTGGAggtgaggagagaggggggaaataaCCTCCCTAGGGTGGGACATCTCAGAGACAGTGCCAAGTGGTCCACAGGGACACTCTGTCCTAGGTGGGTGTGAGGAGGGTGGGTTTGAGAAATCCCAGAGGACAAGAAGCTGCCTGTGCTGCCTGGAGCTCAAAGCTTGGTTACCGAAGGCTTAGTTGAAGCACGGGTGGTGGCCCAGATGTGACGGCCCAGATGTAACCTGGCTTCTCCATGTGTGGCCTCAGGAGAATCCCACCACTAGGTGCCACATGGTTTTACTCTGAAGAAGGGAGCCCAGGACCCTAGCGTCTAtactggctctttttttttttttttttttttttttttttactgctcagctctggtttatggtggtgcaggggcctgaacctgggacttcagaaccttaggcatgagagtctttttgcataaccattatgctatctaccacccctCCCTACTGCcatggtgttttctttttttaactatagtTCAGGTGACCCTTCCTgcatggacattttttttttttaatttctgtttataaaatagagatattgacaagaccataggataagaggggtacagttccacacaattcccatcaccagaactccgtatcccattccctcccctgatagctttcctatttattcctctgggagcatggatccaggatcattatggggtgcagaaggtgggaaggtctggcttttgtaattgcttccccactgaacatggacattaactggttgatccatactcccagcctgtctctgtctttctctagtggggcagggatctggggaggtggggctccaggacacattggtggggttgtctgcccagtgaagtcaggttggcatcataactTGCATGCCCAAGGTCCCTAGTTTGACTCTGCACAACTtaggccagaactgagtggtgctctggtttctcataAAAATGCTATCAACTTCACATCTTGCAGTTTGTGATTCTGCAGCCTGGGAGAAAAGGCTCGGGGGAGGGAGGTGGTCCTGGAAGTCACCTCCAGGTAGCCTGGGCCACTGAAGACAACTCTCCCATGGGGgctattactcatgaagcttctttaagCTTAAACCCTCTCTGTCCCTGGCTGGGCAGGAGATGGTGGGAGAGAACCTTGTGCTCATGCACTGTGATGACGGTGTTGTGGCATCATGGTTGAGAGTTGCAGCGTCAGGCCTAGCTAGAGCCAGGCCACACTGAGCCTTGTGCTCTCCATCTGTCAAACGGGCAGTAATGCTGTCCTCCAAGCTTAGGGAAAGGGCATAGTGAGGTGAGTGCAGTGGGGCCTCTCGGAGCAGTGGGGAAGCAGAATGCTGGAGGGAGCCCACCCAGTCTGTCTGTCACTGTGCCAGAGATCTCCCTGCTCTGACACCCTGTTCCCTAAACCtttcttttaaatcttatttatttactttgataggacagagagaaattgatagtaaAGAGGAATATAGGTAGATAGAGAcccagagatagggagagagcagcactgcttcactattcatgaagcttccccccctgcaggtggggaccagggcttaaaccaggtttcttgcacatggtgacacagGCACTTCACCAGGTACGCTACTTCTCGGCCCCTTTCGCTAAAGCTTTTTCTTCTGCTGGCTACACAACATCTCTATGACACCAGGGAATGGTTTGACCCTTGGGAAGTCTGGGGACTGCCATATAATTAGTGACAAACATAGCCTGAGTGTGGGGACTGGCAGGTGGACCAAGAggatggtggtggggtggggacagtTCCAGTGCCCTGGACACACTGACCTCCAGCTCTGGTCACTGCAGCATGGGATTCTGGCTCCAGCCCTCTCTGTGCTGACCA
The DNA window shown above is from Erinaceus europaeus chromosome 2, mEriEur2.1, whole genome shotgun sequence and carries:
- the ZNF319 gene encoding zinc finger protein 319; protein product: MSESWQQSSQTQPQQPQPPQPQHHAEPPPALAEHGLPPGTAENALGCAVYGILLQPDPGLQPPQHPPPLQAAGEPASKCGVCGHDLTHLSSPHEHQCLAGHDRTFQCTQCLKIFHQATDLLEHQCVQAEQKPFVCGVCKMGFSLLTSLAQHHSAHTGAAGVVKCSICEKTYKPGEAPEPGPTAAPSLTPAARAVAQAEQVEKPYSCSICQKPFKHLSELSRHERIHTGEKPYKCTLCDKSFSQSSHLVHHKRTHSSERPYKCAVCEKTFKHRSHLVRHMYAHSGEHHLFRCNVCELHFKESSELLQHPCTPSGERPFRCSECQKAFKRPSDLRQHERTHSAERPFKCDLCPMGFKQQYALMRHRRTHKTEEPFKCGLCEKGFGQPSHLLYHQHVHTLETLFKCPVCQKGFDQSAELLRHKCLPSTAERPFKCPVCNKAYKRASALQKHQLAHCSAAEKPLRCTLCDRRFFSSSEFVQHRCDPAREKPLKCPDCEKRFKYASDLQRHRRVHTGEKPYKCPSCDKAFKQREHLNKHQGVHAREQQFKCVWCGERFLDVALLQEHSAQHSAAAAAAEGAYQVAACLP